The window TGagcaagaggaagaagaggaggaagatcttgATTCAGTGCATGAGCTAGAGCCTGAACCTGAGTTAAAGCGTGAGGCAGAGCGTGACAACAAGCCAGGTGTGAAGTTGGAACCAGAAGATGAACTTGAGCTAGAGCGAGACCATCATTCAGAACAGAAACCAACATCACTTCCAAGAGAGGATGAACGCCATCAGACAGGGGTGAGCTCTTGCTCATTACCACATAAAGATGTTCAGTCTTTGGAAGTAGATTTTGACTTCAGCCATAGGCACCAAGCCAGAGACAACACTGCAGTCAAAGAAGAAAGTGGGGGGGGGAAAGATAAATATGACAAAAAGGGTTCTGAAGATGCACCTATGGAAGATATGTCTGGTAAGTGCAGGTAGTTATAAATTTGTTTAGATATGGATtatgatttgttccgacacgtaatacaaatcctcagtcctttaacaataggaatgtacttacggcgtagttggaattacggctgttgaatcttgaacaaggtggttagggaGTAACTAccatggggcaggctagcctgtccggatgtaaacactccactttgctttcggccgtcttccgatgaagacgtgtgtttgtgagctccggctgactggtcgttgatcttttttcccggtgggatccttttggtttattttgttttttaaataaatgtgtatatacggtgtttgatattaatactaaacaaaggtttgtccttgttttttcaaataa is drawn from Macrobrachium nipponense isolate FS-2020 chromosome 47, ASM1510439v2, whole genome shotgun sequence and contains these coding sequences:
- the LOC135204647 gene encoding uncharacterized protein LOC135204647; this translates as MDVLLRLSARFCRMLGLLHYMKTFLLFLLLVCYCKGKSARDIELESDHDEQEEEEEEDLDSVHELEPEPELKREAERDNKPGVKLEPEDELELERDHHSEQKPTSLPREDERHQTGVSSCSLPHKDVQSLEVDFDFSHRHQARDNTAVKEESGGGKDKYDKKGSEDAPMEDMSD